Below is a genomic region from Raphanus sativus cultivar WK10039 chromosome 4, ASM80110v3, whole genome shotgun sequence.
TGCGTTTTTGTCAATGATGGCTCTTTTGATGTGCGAGTTTTTCCCGATACCTATGGGTACACTCCCTTTCGCCGTTAGGAGGCTCTTTTCCGAAGCAGTCTAGGCAAAATATAATAAACCACCATGATCAAAAAGGCTGATGGTTATTACAATAGTTTATCAAGTGGCTTGCAATACAGAGGGGGCTGCTGCATTTACCTCGTAGTAGTCAGCTCCCATTAGTAACGAATCTTCAATTATAGCACCTTCTGATATGCAGGAACGGAGTCCGACCACAGAGTGATGTATTTTGCAGTTCTACATCCAAAAGTTCAAAAGATTTTGGTGTGATGTTGTAAAGCATATCGAAGAGGAGCTATTTGATTTTTACCTTGATAACGCAGCCCTCTCCGATGACACTGTCTGTGACATCAGCATCGAGCATCTTAGACGGTGGTAGGTAACGTGGCTGTGTGTAGATTGGAGCAGAACGGTCATAGAAACTGCATCAAGAGTTCAGAAAAGCTAAGATATCAATCATCCCGGTACAATAGTGTAACGAATAATCCAAATGGTAATGTGGTTGATGTACCTAAAATCAGGAACCGGTTTTTTGGTGATTCCGAGATTTGCGTTATAGAATGCCTCTATAGTACCGATGTCTTCCCAGTAACCATCATAAAGGTAAGCTTGCACCTGCAAAAACATCATCACATTAGCATGTTTTGCTTCTGCATAGCATCATCAGCTATACAAAAAGCTGTTGACTCCGACAGTAAAGAAAAGGGTAACAGACATAACATTTAGAATACAAACTACATGTTATACACATGAACTCAAAGCTAGACAAAGCACTAACCCTGAGTCCAAGGGAAGTGGCACCAGGGATGACTTCGCTTCCAAAGTCATTAGCTCCAGGGAATTTGTTCCGTAGTAGCTCCAACATTACATCTTTGCTAACAACATAAATACCCATACTCGCAATATAAGGCATCTCCTTGGCTCTCTTATCATCAAGACCTAGAATCGTTGTATCAACCTAGTAAAAGCCATGAAATCAAAAGGTTTATCAACAAGGTGGTTGGTTTCAACAGAGGATTTAGCATATAAGGTTTTAGTTTTCTTATAACCTTCATGGCCTTTAACTGCTCCCCCTTTGGTTTTTCGGCAAATTCAACAATACGTCCTTCCTCATCAATCTTCATCAACCCAAAAGCAGTGGCTCGTTCCTCGTCCATCGGTAACGCCGCCACGGTGATATCAGCATCAGTCTCCCTATGAGCTTGAATGAACTTCTCATAGTCCATTCGATACAAATGATCCCCAGCAAGAATCAAATACTCAAGAACATTATGCTCCTCAAACAACCACAAGTATTGCCTCACCGCATCAGCCGTCCCCTACACAAACCCCCACCACAAGTTacattcacaaaaaaaaagctccCACAAGGGCACTGATGATGATTATTACCTGAAACCAGTTGGGGTTTTCAGGACTCTGTTGAGCGGCGAGGACTTCGACGAAGCCTTCGTTCTTGTAACCTCCCATGTTAGTGGCGTAGGCTCGCGATAGGTGGCGGTTTAGAGAGGCGGAGTTGAACTGCGTGAGGACGTAGATCTTGTTGATGTTGCTGTTGAGACAGTTGCTGACGGGGATATCGATGAGCCTGTAGTTGGCGCCGAGAGGAACGGCGGGTTTGGCTCTCTTCTTGGTGAGAGGATAGAGACGAGTTCCGGCCCCACCTCCTAAGATGATCCCCAACACACTCTGCGCCATGTGAAACAAACAATATTAGCTGTGAATATTCAAGTGAGatcattattttttgtaactgacTTTTTTGTAACTGACACACCGTATCAATCTGCTAGTTGTAAAGATTCAAGTGttcttatattatttatacTCACCCTGCTCGCGTCAGGATCGAGACAGGTCTGTGAATTCTGAGAATCGGAGACGGCCTTGGGAGACACGATCATCGGATTATTCCTCACTCGGCCACCACGAGAAAAGACGGATCCTCGGCGGAGAGAAGCCTTCTCGTCGGATAAAGATACAGAGGAGGAGAAAGAAAGAGTCCTCCTCGTGGGAACCGCCTCGGGTACCTTTAGAACTCCGGTTGCAGCAGCTATAGTCGCCATTGTagtctctctctgtctctgtttGGCTATGAGTTCTCTGAGAAATCAATAATTGAGATCAAATCTGGAAATGGTGCTACAGGATCAAAAGGACTATAATAGCAGAATTTGGAGTGAGAGTCCGGACTCTCTCTGCTTT
It encodes:
- the LOC108854292 gene encoding glucose-1-phosphate adenylyltransferase small subunit, chloroplastic, whose protein sequence is MATIAAATGVLKVPEAVPTRRTLSFSSSVSLSDEKASLRRGSVFSRGGRVRNNPMIVSPKAVSDSQNSQTCLDPDASRSVLGIILGGGAGTRLYPLTKKRAKPAVPLGANYRLIDIPVSNCLNSNINKIYVLTQFNSASLNRHLSRAYATNMGGYKNEGFVEVLAAQQSPENPNWFQGTADAVRQYLWLFEEHNVLEYLILAGDHLYRMDYEKFIQAHRETDADITVAALPMDEERATAFGLMKIDEEGRIVEFAEKPKGEQLKAMKVDTTILGLDDKRAKEMPYIASMGIYVVSKDVMLELLRNKFPGANDFGSEVIPGATSLGLRVQAYLYDGYWEDIGTIEAFYNANLGITKKPVPDFSFYDRSAPIYTQPRYLPPSKMLDADVTDSVIGEGCVIKNCKIHHSVVGLRSCISEGAIIEDSLLMGADYYETASEKSLLTAKGSVPIGIGKNSHIKRAIIDKNARIGDNVKIINSDNVQEAARETEGYFIKSGIVTVIKDALIPAGTLI